The following nucleotide sequence is from Pseudomonas sessilinigenes.
GTGGCGTGCCTGGCTGCAGCGCCACCGACACTGACCTCAGGCGAAAATGGTCACCGTCTGCCGGCTCAAGGCGATCAACTGGCCCTGGGCGCTCCACAACGCCGCAGCAGCGTGACCATAGCCATCGCGAGCATGCTCGATGTCTACCCGATACTTGCACCAGTCCAGCGTACTGAGCTCCAGCAACGGCTGGACGAACTCGATCGTCCAGGTCAGGGTGCTGCCGGCCGCGGGTTTGCTCAGGTGCGGCAACAGGGCGGGTGGCCAGGCATCCACCAACGCCAGGATGTGCGCCTCGGTCACCGGCTCCTCCTTCAGGTCACCGCGCAGGCGCACCCACCCTCCCATGTCCCGGGAGCGATTGCCGGTGAAAGGCATGCCGCCGATACTCCAGCGCATCGCCAGATGACGCATGAACTCCGGGGTCACGCCCGGGATATAGGGCAGTTCCTGGCAATCGTCCCAGTGCTTCATTTCGGGCGCCGGCAAGGCCCCGACACTCACCACCGACTCACGTGATGCGCCGAAGCTGCCTTGCACCAGGGTCACGACCTGGCCTTCCTGCATCACCCGCCCCAGGACCTGGCTGACCGCCTTGCCCTCACGCAGCACATCCACTTCGAAACTCACCGGCACTTCGGGAGCCACCGGACCGACGAACGTCACCGCCAGGGAGCGCACGGGGCGATCCGCCGGGACCTTGGCCCGCATCGCTTCATACTGCAAGGCGACCACCAGGCCACCGAAGCTGGCACGCCCTTGGGCCCATTGCGCCGGAATGACCAGCGCCTGTGGCTGGTTGCGGACAGCTTCGAGCAAATCGTGGAAACGCATGAAAACCTCAATGGAGAAAGAAGACAGGGGATGTTAACCAGCGTCACGGATGCACACAGCGCCTATTCCGGCCAAAGCAGCGGACAGAAAAGCCGCGACCTGGCGGCTCACCCCTGGAAGCAATCAGCGCATAGCTTGTCCAGTACCTGATCGGAGCGGGCCTCGGCCTTGAGCATGGTGCGCCGCCATACGGCCATGCAGGGCAAGAGATCCAACTCATGCTCGGCCTGAGCTAGCCATTGCCAGCAATCGTGCCAGTCCCCCAGCACTGCCTGGGCCTCCTTCAGCCGCTTGACGGCCTTGGCAGGCAAGCGCGCCAAGTCGGGATAGGCATCTGCGCCATAACGCACGCGCTTGATCAGCAGCCGCAAGCGATGGCGATCATGGGCCGGGTCCTGCAGCGCGTCGCCCAAGATCCGCCACTGCCTGGCCAGGCGCTTTTCGATGCACTGGCGCAAGCCACCCAACAGTCCTTGGTGCTGGGCGGCCCTGAGAAAGCGCGGAAACGCATCCAGTACCATCAACAGCTGCGCCAGCTCCGGCCCACTGGCCACCGCGGCATACTCGCCTTGCAATTGCGCGGTGCGCCGATCGGCAGGCGCATGCTGGCCATGCTGATGCAGATAAGCCGCCAGCACCTCGCGATCACGGATCGGCGTGGTCACGCGTCCGACTTCACTGGCCGCGTCCTCCAACTGCTCGACACCCGGCAAACCACGCAAAGGTCGCAACAGGCTGCGCAAGCGCCGTACGCCGACACGCAGGTCATGCAGGGCCTCGCCATCCGTGGCGGCGGCCAAGCGAGCCTGGCACGCCAGCAAGTTCACATCCAGGCTCAGGATCTGAGCCACCAATCGATCGATCAAGGCAGACATCAAGGATTCCCCCAAGCACGACACACATCCGGCAGCGCACTGCCGTTCCCCTGAACGGCATCGCGGGCCGATGACCAGCCCAATGCCAGTTCATCGACCCGCGATCCCCGTATTACCGTTTCAGCGTAACGCGTATGGCGATTTAACGCCCGGCGCGAGACTCACGAATGTAGAAGCGCGCCTTCTCGGCCTTGTTGGTGCACCCTTCGAAGGCTTCGAATTGCTGCTGGGTCTTGGCCCCCGTCAGCAACGACAGTGCCTTGGAGTAACTCACGGTGCCGGCGAAACCCTCGGCCTTGGCCAGGTCCAGCTCATGCCAGGCGGCATCCAGCTGCGTGCCGCAGCTATCACGGTAGGCAGTCTTGCCTGCGCAACCGGTCAACGCCAGTGCTATCAGGGGCAAGCAGATCCAGGCTTTCATCAATGACACCTCAGGAATGGAAAACAGTCGTACAGGGTAAGACGGCGACCGCAGGAAAAAGTGCCAGGCCCATCTTCTGGAAAATATAGCCGCGCCAGTCTATCCGTGCGGCCAGCCAGGCACAGGAAAAACACCGAGCGCCCCTGCAGGCACATCGACGATTGAACCCCGGGCCGCTATGGGTGCATTGTTGCAACCTGCTTGGCGAAAGGACAGATCATGAACAAACGTGTCGCACTGGTCCTCGGCTCGGGAGGTGCCCGCGGGTACGCCCATATCGGGGTGATCGAGGAAATCGAGAAGCGCGGTTATGAAATTGCCTGTATCGCTGGCTGCTCCATGGGCGCCGTGGTAGGCGGTATCTACTCGGCCGGCAAGCTCGCGCAGTACCGCGAGTGGATCGAAAGCCTGGATTACCTCGACGTACTGCGCCTGGTGGATGTGAGCTTTCGCCTGGGAGCCATTCGCGGCGAAAAAGTCTTCGGGCAGATTCGCAAGATCGTCGGTGACGTGAACATCGAAGACTTGCGCATTCCCTACACCGCGGTTGCCACCGACCTGACCAACCAGCAGGAAATCTGGTTCCAGGAAGGCTGCCTGCATCAAGCCATGCGCGCCTCGGCGGCCATTCCCAGCCTGTTCACCCCGGTGATGCAGGGCAATCGCATGCTGGTGGACGGCGGCCTGCTCAACCCGCTGCCGATCGTTCCGGTGGTGTCCAGCCACTGCGACCTGATCATCGCGGTCAATCTCAACTCCACCAACCAGCGGCACTATCAGTTGCCGGTGATCCAGCGCCCCCCAGCCTTCAAGAGCCGCTTCGACAGCCTGATCAACTCGTTGGGCTCGCGCCTGCCATTCCGACGCAAGCAGGCCGAGCAACTGTTGTTGCTGGAGCAAGAGGCATTTAGAAGCGATGCGGCGCAGATCAATCCCTGGGTCGAAGGCGCCGAACCTGAGTCCCAACAGCCCGCCGCGGCCCCGGAAACCGACGGTGCCCCCAGGTCGGCCAGCGGCTCGTTCATCGTCGATAACGTCGGCCCCGCCTCGCTGCTGGACCTGGTCAACCAGAGCTTCGAAGTCATGCAGACGTCCCTGGCCCAGTACAAGATCGCCGGCTACCCGCCGGATATCCTGATCAACGTACCCAAGCGGGTGTGTCGTTTCTTCGAATTCTACAAGGCGCCGGAGCTGATCGCCCTGGGTCGGGAAATCGCCAGCGACACCCTCGACCGCTACGAACAGGAGCAGCTCTAGCTCAAGCTTCGCCCGTCAACAAGCGATAACCGACCCCGGCCTCGGTGACGATAAAACGCGGCCGGGTCGGATCGTCTGCCAGCTTCTGGCGCAGGTGCCCGACCACGATCCGCAGGTAATGACTGTCCTCGGTATGGGTCGGCCCCCAGATGTCCTTGAGCAGTTGCTGCTGGGTGATCACCCGCCCCGGGTGGCGGGCCAGCTGGGCCAATACCGCATATTCCTTGCGTGTCAGGGCCACTTCCACGTCCTCGAGCAAGACCCGGCGGTACGCCAGGTCGACCGTCAAGGGCCCCACCTGCAACGCCGCTTCCTGGACTTCTCCCGACGGTGCCTGGCGCAACAGGGCGCGTATGCGAGCCAGGAACTCCTGGATACCGAACGGCTTGGTGACATAGTCGTTGGCCCCGCCGTCCAGGGCTTCGACCTTCTGCAACTCGCTGGCCCGCACCGAGAGCACCAGCACTGGTACCGCCGACCACTCGCGAAATTCGCGCAGCACCTGCTGGCCATCCATGTCCGGCAACCCCAGGTCGAGCACCAGCAGGTCCGGCTTGTTCAACGCCGCCTGGGCCAGGCCCTCGGTACCGGTGCCGGCTTCAATCACTTTGTATCCTTGGGACGCCAGGCTGATGCGCAGGAATTTGCGGATCTGCGGCTCGTCGTCGATGACCAGGATGGTCGCGGTCTGGCTCATGGGTTCAGTTCAAGACAAATAAGAGACAAGAGAGTAGCGCAACGCCAATCTCCTCCAGAGGGCTTTTGCAGGAGCCCTCGCCCCTGCCACCGATCGCGTCACAGCTCACCCTCGAGTTCCGGCTGGGCCTGCAAGGGCAGGTACAGGGTGATACAGGTACCCTTCCCATCGATGCCATCGGCGACACTGATGTGCCCGCCATGGGCACCCACCATGCCCTTGCAGATCGCCAGCCCCAGGCCCGTACCCTGGCCGCCCCGATCGCCCCTGGCGGCGGTGTAGAACATGTCGAAGATCTTCGCCCGCTCCTCCTCCGGAATACCCGGCCCCTCGTCGCTCACAGCGAAACTCAGCGCCTGCTCGTCGGCGCGAACCGCCAGGTGCAGGCGGCCATGGACCGGGGAAAAACGCGCCGCATTCTCCAGCACATTGACCAGGGCCTGTTCGATCAGCGCCGCGTGTACATACAGCAGCGGAAGATCCTGGGGCAACTGCGTGCTGACCTGCAACGGCGCCAGCACCACCCGCAGGCGATTGAGCGCGCTGCCGACGATATCCGCCGGGGTGACCCAGTCGCGGGCCAGCTTCAAGGCGCCATGGCCAAGCCGGGTCATGTCCAGCAGGTTCTGGATATATCGATCCAGGCGCTCGGCTTCATCCCGGGTGCCCTCCAGCAGTTCCCTGCGATCCTCGAGGGGAATCGCCTCGCCCAAGGCCAACAGGCTATCGATGCTGCCGCGCATCGACGTCAGCGGAGTGCGCAAGTCGTGGGACACAGAGGCCAGCAAGGCGCTGCGCAGTTGCTCGGTTTCGCCGTGCAAGCGCGCCGCCTCCAGGTCCTCGGCCAGGCGCGCCCGGGCCAGGGCCTGGGCCAACGGCTGGCTGAGCGCGGTAAGCAAGCGCCGGCGTTGATCACTGAAGACCGCGCCCTCCCTGGGACACACACCCAATAGGCCCAAGGGGCCGTCATCCACTGACAGCGGCCACCACCACCAACGGCCAAAAGGCAAGGTCCCAGTGCCCAACCCCGCAGGTTGATCGTGCTGCCAGGCCCAATCGGCCGCGGCTCGCTCGGCTTCGGAGAGTTGCTGGGTGCCACCACTCTCGACCTTCCACGCACCTTGCTCATCGCGGTTGAACAAACAGATACGCAACTCCTCGCGCCCGTTCAGGTGCTGGATCGCAGCGCTGATCACCGCCTGCCGATCGGTGGCAGCCGTGAGTTTGCGCGACAGGTCCAGCAGCTCGCCGGTTTCCTCCTGGGTATCGCGCAGTGCCTGCAATTGCCGGCGCTGGCGGGCCGCAAGGTTACCGGTGAGCGCAGCCATCAGCAGGAAGAACAGCAGGGTCAGCACGTCTTCTTCGCGCTGGATGGAAAGGGAGAAGTTCGGCGGGATGAACAGGAAGTCGTAACTCAGGAACGACAGCGCGGCGCAGGCCAGGGCCGGCCCCAGGCTGCTGCGCACCGCCACCAGCAGCACTGCGGCGAGAAATACCAGGGAGATGTTCGGCAGCGCCAGGATTCCAGCCACGCCCCAGGCCAGGGCACTGGCCAACAAAGTCGCCAACAGCGCCAGGGCATAGTCGAACCACACCAGCGGATGCTTGACTCGCAACCTCGGCTGGCTAGGCAATGGCTCGCTGTCCAGGACATTGATTTCCAGGCCATCGGCGTTGCGCAGCAAACGTGCCGCCAGCCCGCCGCCGAACCAGCGCCGGCGCCAGCGACGGCTCGACTGCCCCACCAGCAACAGGCTGGCCCGCCGCTCGTTAGCGTGCTGGATCAGGGTCTTGGCCACCTCGCCCGCCCGCAGCAGGACCACCTCCCCGCCCAGGCGCTCGGCCAGTTGCTGGGCCGCCTGCAGACGCAAGCGCGACTGTTCGTCGCCAAGACGGCCGTTATCCACATGCACCAGGCTCCAGGGCAAATGCCGACGCTGTGCGACCCGGCTGGCATGGCGCACCAGGCGTTCGGCCTGGAGATCACCGTCGACGCCCACCAACAGCCGCCCGCGCACCGCCGGTGCCGCTTGCCCGAGGCGGCGATAACCCTGGGCCAGGTCGTTGTCCACCTGGGCCGCCGCGGTCTGCATCGCCAACTCGCGCAGGGCCGTGAGGTTGGTCTGGCTGAAGAAGGCATCGATGGCCGCCCGGGCCTGCTCAGGCACATAGACCTTGCCATCGCGCAGGCGCTCCAGCAGCTCCCGGGGCGGCAGGTCCACCAGTTGCAATTCATAGGCCTCCTGCAGCACCCAGTCGGGCAAGGTCTCGCGGACCTGGACCCCGGTGATGCCGCGCACCTGGTCATTGAGGCTCTCCAGGTGCTGGACGTTGACCGTGGTGAACACGTCGATGCCCGCCGCCAGCAGCTCCTGGATGTCCTGCCAGCGCTTGGCATGGCGGCTGCCCGGGGCGTTGCTGTGGGCCAACTCGTCCACCAGCGCCAGCTTGGGCCGGGCATTGAGCAAGCCATCCAGGTCCATCTCCTCCAGCAGCACC
It contains:
- a CDS encoding acyl-CoA thioesterase produces the protein MRFHDLLEAVRNQPQALVIPAQWAQGRASFGGLVVALQYEAMRAKVPADRPVRSLAVTFVGPVAPEVPVSFEVDVLREGKAVSQVLGRVMQEGQVVTLVQGSFGASRESVVSVGALPAPEMKHWDDCQELPYIPGVTPEFMRHLAMRWSIGGMPFTGNRSRDMGGWVRLRGDLKEEPVTEAHILALVDAWPPALLPHLSKPAAGSTLTWTIEFVQPLLELSTLDWCKYRVDIEHARDGYGHAAAALWSAQGQLIALSRQTVTIFA
- a CDS encoding CHAD domain-containing protein, with protein sequence MSALIDRLVAQILSLDVNLLACQARLAAATDGEALHDLRVGVRRLRSLLRPLRGLPGVEQLEDAASEVGRVTTPIRDREVLAAYLHQHGQHAPADRRTAQLQGEYAAVASGPELAQLLMVLDAFPRFLRAAQHQGLLGGLRQCIEKRLARQWRILGDALQDPAHDRHRLRLLIKRVRYGADAYPDLARLPAKAVKRLKEAQAVLGDWHDCWQWLAQAEHELDLLPCMAVWRRTMLKAEARSDQVLDKLCADCFQG
- a CDS encoding patatin-like phospholipase family protein; amino-acid sequence: MNKRVALVLGSGGARGYAHIGVIEEIEKRGYEIACIAGCSMGAVVGGIYSAGKLAQYREWIESLDYLDVLRLVDVSFRLGAIRGEKVFGQIRKIVGDVNIEDLRIPYTAVATDLTNQQEIWFQEGCLHQAMRASAAIPSLFTPVMQGNRMLVDGGLLNPLPIVPVVSSHCDLIIAVNLNSTNQRHYQLPVIQRPPAFKSRFDSLINSLGSRLPFRRKQAEQLLLLEQEAFRSDAAQINPWVEGAEPESQQPAAAPETDGAPRSASGSFIVDNVGPASLLDLVNQSFEVMQTSLAQYKIAGYPPDILINVPKRVCRFFEFYKAPELIALGREIASDTLDRYEQEQL
- a CDS encoding response regulator: MSQTATILVIDDEPQIRKFLRISLASQGYKVIEAGTGTEGLAQAALNKPDLLVLDLGLPDMDGQQVLREFREWSAVPVLVLSVRASELQKVEALDGGANDYVTKPFGIQEFLARIRALLRQAPSGEVQEAALQVGPLTVDLAYRRVLLEDVEVALTRKEYAVLAQLARHPGRVITQQQLLKDIWGPTHTEDSHYLRIVVGHLRQKLADDPTRPRFIVTEAGVGYRLLTGEA
- a CDS encoding sensor histidine kinase, with the translated sequence MSNSGRADALLAELPRDGRGRLKVFLGAAPGVGKTYAMLQAAHTQMRQGVKVLAGVVETHGRAETEALLGGLPQQPLLRSEYRGVLLEEMDLDGLLNARPKLALVDELAHSNAPGSRHAKRWQDIQELLAAGIDVFTTVNVQHLESLNDQVRGITGVQVRETLPDWVLQEAYELQLVDLPPRELLERLRDGKVYVPEQARAAIDAFFSQTNLTALRELAMQTAAAQVDNDLAQGYRRLGQAAPAVRGRLLVGVDGDLQAERLVRHASRVAQRRHLPWSLVHVDNGRLGDEQSRLRLQAAQQLAERLGGEVVLLRAGEVAKTLIQHANERRASLLLVGQSSRRWRRRWFGGGLAARLLRNADGLEINVLDSEPLPSQPRLRVKHPLVWFDYALALLATLLASALAWGVAGILALPNISLVFLAAVLLVAVRSSLGPALACAALSFLSYDFLFIPPNFSLSIQREEDVLTLLFFLLMAALTGNLAARQRRQLQALRDTQEETGELLDLSRKLTAATDRQAVISAAIQHLNGREELRICLFNRDEQGAWKVESGGTQQLSEAERAAADWAWQHDQPAGLGTGTLPFGRWWWWPLSVDDGPLGLLGVCPREGAVFSDQRRRLLTALSQPLAQALARARLAEDLEAARLHGETEQLRSALLASVSHDLRTPLTSMRGSIDSLLALGEAIPLEDRRELLEGTRDEAERLDRYIQNLLDMTRLGHGALKLARDWVTPADIVGSALNRLRVVLAPLQVSTQLPQDLPLLYVHAALIEQALVNVLENAARFSPVHGRLHLAVRADEQALSFAVSDEGPGIPEEERAKIFDMFYTAARGDRGGQGTGLGLAICKGMVGAHGGHISVADGIDGKGTCITLYLPLQAQPELEGEL